The following is a genomic window from Gracilimonas sp..
AGCAGTATAAGGAAGGCCAAATTCCGTTGCACACTTTGCGAGCCGATATTGATTATGCAGCCTCTACTTCGAATACTATTTATGGTTCTATTGGAGTAACGGTATGGATCTTCAAAGGAGAAATTATTGGTGACGTTGATTTGACCCCTGGAACACAATCCGGAAGAGATTCTGACTCCGGTCGTGGAAACAGAAGAGGCGGGGATGACAAAGGACGAAGAAGTCGCCGACGCAGCAGAAACAGAAATAGATCTTAATAAAAACAGTTAATAAGAAACGATGTTAGAGCCAAAACGAGTTCAGAGACGCCGTGTCCATCGCGACAAACTGAAAGGTAACGCAACGCGCGGCCATGTTATTAACTTTGGTGATTTTGGACTGAAAGCTATGGAGCCTAAGTTTATCACTGCACGACAAATTGAAGCTTGCCGTATCGCCATTGCGCGTTCGCTGCAGCGAGACGGTCAAACATTCATCCGGATTTTTCCGGATCGGCCTATGACGAGCAAACCAGCTGAAACCCGTATGGGTAAAGGTAAGGGTGCTTTGGATCATTGGATAGCCGTTGTGAAACCCGGACGTATTTTGTTTGAAATTGCCGGAGTGAATGAAGAAAGAGCAAAAGAAGCTTTAAGACGTGCAGCTCATAAACTACCTATCAAGACCAAGTTTGTAGTTCGCAGAGACTACCAGGGAGGATAAGATGAAAGCACACGAATTAAGAGATTTAACACTTACTGAATTACAAGCTCGCTTGAATGATGAGCGTGATGCACTACAGAATCTTCGTTTTACAAAATCAGTTACCGGACAACTTGAAAACCCGGCCAGACTGAGAAACCACCGAAGAGAAGTTGCCCGATTGGTGACTATCATTAATGAAAAAAGTAGTGCTGAATAAGCAATAAGGATTTAAACTATGGCACAAACAGAAAGAGCCCGAAGACGAGAAAGAGTTGGACATGTGGTAAGTAACCGCATGGACAAAAGCATAACGGTTGCAGTAGATCGTCAGGTAAAACATTCTATTTACGGAAAGTATATTACCAAGACTACTAAGTACATGGCACACGATGAGAACAATGAAGCAAACATCGGTGACAAGGTACATATCATGTCTACCCGACCACTATCAAAGCGTAAATCATGGCGATTGGTAGAAATCGTCGAAAAAGCTAAGTAACGAATAGAGCATTAGGAATTAGCGATGGTTCAAACGAATACGACATTAAATGTAGCAGATAACAGCGGCGCCAGAAAGCTGATGTGTATCAAAGTTTTGGGAGATTCCAAAAGACGATATGCACGTGTAGGCGATCTGATTTCCGCATCTGTAAAAACTGCAATACCTGGCGGTAACGTCAAGAAAGGCGAAGTTGTAAAAGCCGTTATTGTACGAACAAAAAAAGAATACCGCAGGCGAGATGGCAGTTACATCCGCTTTGATGAAAATGCAGCGGTTATTATTAACAAAGATCAAGAACCGGTAGGTACACGTATTTTTGGCCCAGTGGCCAGAGAGCTTCGTGAAAAAAGCTTCATGAGAATCGTGTCGCTTGCACCGGAAGTACTTTAAAAAAGGAATTAGAGTATGCCACGCAGGTTCAATAAACAAAAGAAATTACACGTTAAGAAAGGCGATGACGTTTTAGTGATTGCCGGTAACGATAAAGGAAAAAGAGGCCGTGTATTGATGGTGTTCCCTAAAAAAGAGCGTGTGCTCGTTGAGGGAATTAATATGAAAACCCATCATGAAAAGCCAACCCAGGATAACCCACAAGGTGGGCGTCTTAAGAAGGAGGGTTCCGTACATATATCAAATGTAATGGTAATTGATCCTACTACAGACGAACCTACTCGTGTTGGACGTAAGCGAATTGATGAAGACGGCAAAGGCCGTTGGGTTCGCTACGCCAAAACAAGTGGCGAAATGTTGGACAAATAACGCAGATAAATAGCAATGGCTGAAGCAAGATTATATACACAGTACAAAGATGAAATTCGCGAAAAATTACGCGAAGAGTTTGAGTATGAAAACCCAATGGCCATACCCAAACTTCAGAAAATTGTAATTAATGTAGGTGTAGGCGACGCTATAACCGATAAAAAAGTTTTAGATACGGTTGTAGATAACGTAGCTGCAATAACCGGACAACAACCGGTTACTACTAAGGCTAAAAAGTCTATTTCGAACTTTAAGCTGAGAGAAGGAATGCCAATTGGCTGTAAAGTAACCCTTCGTCAGCGTATTATGTTTGAGTTTCTGGATCGTCTTGTAAACTTGGCTCTGCCAAGAACACGTGACTTCCAGGGAGTTCCGGACAAAAGCTTTGATGGTCGTGGAAATTATACCATGGGTATTAAAGAACACACAATTTTCCCGGAGATAGATACAGACAAAGTTTCAAAAGTACACGGTATGGATATTACTTTTGTAACTTCTGCTGAAACAGATGAAGAAGCTTATGCCCTGCTTAAGCACTTTGGAATGCCATTTCAAACGAGAAACTAAGGATATTCTATTATGGCTAAGAAAGCTTGGATAGCACGTAACAAAAAAAGAAAAGAAACTGTAGAAAAGTACGCCGAAAAGCGTCGCAAGCTTAAAGAAGCGGGCGACTATGAAGGCCTGCAAAAATTGCCTCGCGATGCAAGCCCAACAAGGGTTCGCAACCGATGCAACATCACCGGCAGAAGCCGTGGTTATGTTGGTAAATATGGAATCTCACGAATTAAATTTCGTGAACTTGCCCTGGCAGGTAAGATTCCTGGTGTACGAAAAGCAAGCTGGTAAATTTAACTAAGGAATCGATGACAGATCCTATTGCAGATTATTTAACACGAATTAGAAATGCCCAACAAGCCGGGCATAGAAGAGTAGATATCCCCGCTTCTAAACTGAAGCGAGCCATGACTAAAATTTTGGCTGACAAAGGGTATATCTCGAAATACATTGATATTGAAGACGGAAAGCAAGGAGTTATTCGATTGTTTCTGAAATATGATTCATACGGCCATCCTGTAATCCGCAGCATGAAAAGACTTTCAAAGCCCGGTTTACGAGTTTATAAAGGCGGAGACGAAGTTCCCCGCTCTCAAAACGGCTTGGGTATTGTGATTCTTTCAACATCAAAAGGTGTAATGACCGATAAAGAAGCTCGCAAGCTTAATGTAGGCGGCGAGATATTGTGCACCATTTATTAATAAACAGTTTTTGAACTATGTCTCGAATTGGAAATCTACCGGTACCTATTTCTGATAAAGTTGAGTTCAGCATCAATGCTGATAATATCGCAACTTTTAAAGGAGAAAAAGGAACCAACACACTCCGAATTCATCCCAATATTTCTATTGAAAAGAATGAGAATGAACTCGTTATCAAAAGAAGTAACGATGAAAAATCAAACCGTGCATTACATGGATTGTTTCGTGCTTTAATTAATAACGCAGTTGTTGGAGTTTCGGAAGGCTATACCAAAAAATTAGAAATTATAGGCGTTGGTTTTCGTGCATCTGTGAGTGGTGATGTATTAGAACTCAACCTGGGTTATTCGCACCCTATTTTCTTTGTACCGCCGGAAGGTGTCACTATAGAGGTGGATACCAAATCAGGTAAAAACCCTATACTTATTATCTCCGGTGTTGATAAAGAAATGGTCGGCCAGGTTGCTGCAAAAATCAGATCATTTAGAAAACCCGAGCCTTATAAAGGTAAAGGTATCAGATATCTGGGTGAGCAGATTCGTCGTAAGGCCGGTAAGTCAGCTGCTAAATAGAGGATTTAAAAAATGAATAAGTTACAACAGAAAAAAACTGAGCGCAGAAATAAGATACGACGTCGTATCCGTTCTACTATTAAAGGAACGGCAGAACGTCCTCGCTTAAGCATTTACAAAAGCAGTAAATATACTTACCTGCAATTGATTGATGATTTAACAGGTGCAACACTTGCTGCTACAAAAGCCAAGAGCGGTGTAGAAAATGCTAAAAAAGCGGGTGCTGAACTTGCTGAAGTAGCTCAGGACAAAGGAATTAATAAAGTGGTATTTGACCGTAGTGGTTATAAATATCATGGCATCGTGAAGGCCGCCGCTGATGGCGCGCGCGATGGTGGATTAGACTTTTAATAGAATTGGGATAAACAATGCCTAAAATAAGAAGAAAACAATCTATACCTGCTGCAAACTTGAATCTCGAAGAGAAACTGGTTCACGTTAACCGTGTTTCTAAAGTAGTGAAAGGTGGACGCCGGTTTAGCTTTAACGCTATTGTAGTAGTTGGTGATGGGAACGGTGTTTGCGGACATGGACTCGGTAAAGCAAATGAAGTATCAGATGCCATTCAAAAAGGCTTTGATAATGCCAAGAAGAACTTGATTCGTGTACCTTTAACCAAAACCAAAAGTATCTACCATCCGATAGTAGGTAAAGCCGGAGCGGGTAAAGTATTGCTTCGTCCGGCAGCTGAAGGTACTGGTGTAATTGCAGGTGGTGCTGTTAAAGCATTGCTTGATGTTGCCGGAGTACATAATATTCTGTCAAAATCACAGGGTTCTTCGAATCCTCATAACATGGTAAAAGCAGCTTTTACTGCATTGAAAGAATTGACTGATCCTGTTGAAGTAGCACAACGTAGAGGAGTGTCTCTCAACAAAGTATTTGAAGGATAATATCTAAAGGAATTTGATGATGGACTTAAGTAATTTAAAAGCACCGATCCCAAACAGAAAAAGCTCAAAACGAGTTGGTCGCGGACAAGGTTCCGGACGTGGAGAACAATCGGGTCGTGGGCATAACGGACAAAAATCCAGGTCAGGCTATAAACAACGTGCTTGGTTTGAAGGTGGTCAGATGCCACTTCAGCGCCGTCTTCCTAAATTCGGTTTTACAAACTTCAACCGAACTGAAAATCGTGGAATAAACGTGCATACAATTAGTGAATTTATTGAAGCTGGAAAGCTCAATACATCCATTAGTTTGGAAGATTTAGTAAATGCAGGGTTAGCTGATAAAAATGATCGAGTAAAGTTACTTGGTCGTGGAGATCTTGAGCAGAAAATAGAAATCGAAGTGCACGCCGCCAGTAAATCTGCCACAGAAAAGGTAGAGAAAGCAGGTGGATCATTAACTATAGTGCAAAACTAATAGTATAGACGGCGCATGAGTCTGATAGAAAACTTCCGAAATATTTTTAAAATTGAAGACCTTAAGAATCGTATTCTTTATACGGTTGGAATCTTAATGGTATACCGGGTTGGTAGTTACATTACCCTACCGGGTGTCGATGCTAACCAGCTTATTGGAAGCAGTGGAAATGCTGCAAGCAGTTTGCTTGGCCTTTTTGATTTATTTGTAGGGGGAGCATTCTCAAGAGCGGGTGTTTTTGCCCTCGGAATCATGCCCTATATTACAGCGGCTATTATTATTCAGTTGATGGGTGCGGTAGTCCCTTATTTTCAAAAATTACAGCGAGAAGGAGAAGAAGGCCGCCGTAAAATTACCCGTTTGACTCGATATGGTACTGTTGGTATTACTTTAGTACAGGGTATTGGTTTTGCGATTAATCTTATATCGACTGCCCCTCAGGCAATTGTAGTAAATGAATTCGCTTTTGTAATTACAGCGATGATTGTATTAACTGCAGGTACTGTTTTTGTGATGTGGTTGGGTGAACGAATAAGTGAAAGGGGAATTGGTAATGGTATTTCACTGATTATTATGATCGGTATTATCGCTGCATTACCGGCTAGCTTCTATAATGAAGTAAGCACTAAAGCGAATGCTATTTTGGTAATTATTGAAGTTGCAGCCCTGATATTGGTGATTGCAGCTGTTGTAATGTTGACACAGGGAACACGTAAAATTCCCGTTCAGTATGCGAAGCGGGTTGTTGGCCGAAAAGTTTATGGTGGAACCACTCAGTACTTGCCACTTAGGGTAAATGCGGCAGGTGTAATGCCCATTATTTTTGCCCAGTCTATTATGTTTATTCCAAGTACCATAGGTTCTTTTTTCCCAGAGAATGAAACCGTTCAGTTTTTAACACAATGGTCAGTAGATTTTACCGGATTGGTTTACTCTATAGTGTTTTTCATTGTCTGTGTGTTCTTTACATTTTTCTATACAGCGATAGCCATCAATCCAAAAGAAATGGCAGATACAATGAAACGACAAGGTGGGTTTATACCAGGTGTTCGTCCCGGTAAGCAAACAGTGGAGTTTATTGATAACATTTTGACTAAGATTACCTTGCCGGGATCATTATTTCTATCATTCGTAGCTATTCTTCCTGCAATTGCAGTGAGTTTATTTGGAATCACTCCTGGATTCGCCCTCTTTTATGGAGGAACAAGTTTGCTGATTATTGTAGGTGTAGCATTAGATACACTACAGCAAATTGAAAGCCATTTGATGATGCGTCATTATGATGGCTTTATGAAAACAGGTAGAATAAAAGGTCGACGACGAGCTTAGAATGATATACCTGAAGAGTGAATCGGAAATTGAGAAGATGCGCGAAAGTGCGCTGATTGTCTCAAGAACATTAGCAGAAGTTGGTAAGTATATTGAACCAGGTGTTCAGACCGGTAAACTTGATAGAATTGCAGAAGAATATATTACAAAAGAAAAAGGTCGGCCAGCTTTTAAAGGTTATGGCCCAAAAGGAAATGAGTTTCCGGCAACGCTGTGTATTTCTGTGAATGAAGAAGTAGTTCATGGGATTCCGGGTGAAAGGGTTTTGGAAGAAGGAGATATTGTTTCGGTAGATTGTGGAGTTGAAAAGAATGGATACTTCGGTGATCATGCTTATACATTCGCAGTTGGTGAATGTAATGATGAGACTTTGAAATTATTGAGGACTACGCTTGAATCTCTTTATAAGGGCATTGAGCAAGCCATCCATGGAAATAGAATTGGCGATTTGGCTAATGCTGTTCAAGTCCATTGTGAAAATGCTGGTTTTGGCGTAGTTAGAGAATTGGTTGGTCATGGCATTGGGAAGTCAATGCATGAAGATCCATCCGTACCAAATTTTGGAAGAAAAGGAAAAGGTGAGCGACTCCGATCAGGAATGACACTCGCCGTAGAGCCGATGATTACCATGGGTTCTTGGAAAACAAAAACGTTAAACGATGGCTGGACAGTTGTTACAGCTGACGGGAGCCTGGCAGCTCACTACGAACATGATATAGTAGTTCGTGAAGGGAAGGCTGAAATTCTCAGTACTTTTGATTATATTGCTGAGCTCTCGGATAAAAAAGAAAACATATTGTATTATGGCTAAACAAGAGCCGATAAAACAAGATGGAGAAATAATAGAAGCATTACCTAATGCACAGTTCCGTGTGGAGTTGGATAACGGGCATGAAATACTTGCTCACGTATCAGGTAAAATGCGTATGTATTACATTAAAATTCTCCCGGGAGACAGAGTGGCAGTAGAAATGTCACCCTATGATTTATCCAAAGGAAGAATAACATATAGATATAAATAAAGAGGTTGTCATGAAAACACGATCATCAGTAAAGAAAAGAAGTTCAGACGACAAAATTGTACGACGTAAAGGACGTCTTTACGTAATCAACAAAAAAAACCCACGCCATAAGCAGCGTCAGGGATAATAGAATAACAGATTACTTATATGGCACGTATTGCTGGAATAGATTTACCTAAACAGAAAAGAGGCGTAATCAGCCTTACTTATATTTATGGAATTGGTCGCTCAAAGGCTATTGAAATCCTTGATCGTGTTGGCATTGATCACAACACGAAAGTTCAGGATTGGACTGATGAAGAAGTAAGTGAGTTACGTAAAGTAATAGACGAAGAATATAAAGTTGAGGGTGCGCTGAGAAGTGAAGTGAATGGAGACATTCGTCGCTTGATAGAAATAGGCAGTTATCGGGGTGTTCGTCACCGTCGAGG
Proteins encoded in this region:
- the rplP gene encoding 50S ribosomal protein L16 codes for the protein MLEPKRVQRRRVHRDKLKGNATRGHVINFGDFGLKAMEPKFITARQIEACRIAIARSLQRDGQTFIRIFPDRPMTSKPAETRMGKGKGALDHWIAVVKPGRILFEIAGVNEERAKEALRRAAHKLPIKTKFVVRRDYQGG
- the rpmC gene encoding 50S ribosomal protein L29, which produces MKAHELRDLTLTELQARLNDERDALQNLRFTKSVTGQLENPARLRNHRREVARLVTIINEKSSAE
- the rpsQ gene encoding 30S ribosomal protein S17, which gives rise to MAQTERARRRERVGHVVSNRMDKSITVAVDRQVKHSIYGKYITKTTKYMAHDENNEANIGDKVHIMSTRPLSKRKSWRLVEIVEKAK
- the rplN gene encoding 50S ribosomal protein L14, whose product is MVQTNTTLNVADNSGARKLMCIKVLGDSKRRYARVGDLISASVKTAIPGGNVKKGEVVKAVIVRTKKEYRRRDGSYIRFDENAAVIINKDQEPVGTRIFGPVARELREKSFMRIVSLAPEVL
- the rplX gene encoding 50S ribosomal protein L24, producing MPRRFNKQKKLHVKKGDDVLVIAGNDKGKRGRVLMVFPKKERVLVEGINMKTHHEKPTQDNPQGGRLKKEGSVHISNVMVIDPTTDEPTRVGRKRIDEDGKGRWVRYAKTSGEMLDK
- the rplE gene encoding 50S ribosomal protein L5, with the translated sequence MAEARLYTQYKDEIREKLREEFEYENPMAIPKLQKIVINVGVGDAITDKKVLDTVVDNVAAITGQQPVTTKAKKSISNFKLREGMPIGCKVTLRQRIMFEFLDRLVNLALPRTRDFQGVPDKSFDGRGNYTMGIKEHTIFPEIDTDKVSKVHGMDITFVTSAETDEEAYALLKHFGMPFQTRN
- the rpsN gene encoding 30S ribosomal protein S14, which gives rise to MAKKAWIARNKKRKETVEKYAEKRRKLKEAGDYEGLQKLPRDASPTRVRNRCNITGRSRGYVGKYGISRIKFRELALAGKIPGVRKASW
- the rpsH gene encoding 30S ribosomal protein S8, which translates into the protein MTDPIADYLTRIRNAQQAGHRRVDIPASKLKRAMTKILADKGYISKYIDIEDGKQGVIRLFLKYDSYGHPVIRSMKRLSKPGLRVYKGGDEVPRSQNGLGIVILSTSKGVMTDKEARKLNVGGEILCTIY
- the rplF gene encoding 50S ribosomal protein L6; this encodes MSRIGNLPVPISDKVEFSINADNIATFKGEKGTNTLRIHPNISIEKNENELVIKRSNDEKSNRALHGLFRALINNAVVGVSEGYTKKLEIIGVGFRASVSGDVLELNLGYSHPIFFVPPEGVTIEVDTKSGKNPILIISGVDKEMVGQVAAKIRSFRKPEPYKGKGIRYLGEQIRRKAGKSAAK
- the rplR gene encoding 50S ribosomal protein L18 — encoded protein: MNKLQQKKTERRNKIRRRIRSTIKGTAERPRLSIYKSSKYTYLQLIDDLTGATLAATKAKSGVENAKKAGAELAEVAQDKGINKVVFDRSGYKYHGIVKAAADGARDGGLDF
- the rpsE gene encoding 30S ribosomal protein S5, which translates into the protein MPKIRRKQSIPAANLNLEEKLVHVNRVSKVVKGGRRFSFNAIVVVGDGNGVCGHGLGKANEVSDAIQKGFDNAKKNLIRVPLTKTKSIYHPIVGKAGAGKVLLRPAAEGTGVIAGGAVKALLDVAGVHNILSKSQGSSNPHNMVKAAFTALKELTDPVEVAQRRGVSLNKVFEG
- the rplO gene encoding 50S ribosomal protein L15, producing MDLSNLKAPIPNRKSSKRVGRGQGSGRGEQSGRGHNGQKSRSGYKQRAWFEGGQMPLQRRLPKFGFTNFNRTENRGINVHTISEFIEAGKLNTSISLEDLVNAGLADKNDRVKLLGRGDLEQKIEIEVHAASKSATEKVEKAGGSLTIVQN
- the secY gene encoding preprotein translocase subunit SecY, whose translation is MSLIENFRNIFKIEDLKNRILYTVGILMVYRVGSYITLPGVDANQLIGSSGNAASSLLGLFDLFVGGAFSRAGVFALGIMPYITAAIIIQLMGAVVPYFQKLQREGEEGRRKITRLTRYGTVGITLVQGIGFAINLISTAPQAIVVNEFAFVITAMIVLTAGTVFVMWLGERISERGIGNGISLIIMIGIIAALPASFYNEVSTKANAILVIIEVAALILVIAAVVMLTQGTRKIPVQYAKRVVGRKVYGGTTQYLPLRVNAAGVMPIIFAQSIMFIPSTIGSFFPENETVQFLTQWSVDFTGLVYSIVFFIVCVFFTFFYTAIAINPKEMADTMKRQGGFIPGVRPGKQTVEFIDNILTKITLPGSLFLSFVAILPAIAVSLFGITPGFALFYGGTSLLIIVGVALDTLQQIESHLMMRHYDGFMKTGRIKGRRRA
- the map gene encoding type I methionyl aminopeptidase gives rise to the protein MIYLKSESEIEKMRESALIVSRTLAEVGKYIEPGVQTGKLDRIAEEYITKEKGRPAFKGYGPKGNEFPATLCISVNEEVVHGIPGERVLEEGDIVSVDCGVEKNGYFGDHAYTFAVGECNDETLKLLRTTLESLYKGIEQAIHGNRIGDLANAVQVHCENAGFGVVRELVGHGIGKSMHEDPSVPNFGRKGKGERLRSGMTLAVEPMITMGSWKTKTLNDGWTVVTADGSLAAHYEHDIVVREGKAEILSTFDYIAELSDKKENILYYG
- the infA gene encoding translation initiation factor IF-1; this encodes MAKQEPIKQDGEIIEALPNAQFRVELDNGHEILAHVSGKMRMYYIKILPGDRVAVEMSPYDLSKGRITYRYK
- the rpmJ gene encoding 50S ribosomal protein L36, whose product is MKTRSSVKKRSSDDKIVRRKGRLYVINKKNPRHKQRQG
- the rpsM gene encoding 30S ribosomal protein S13 → MARIAGIDLPKQKRGVISLTYIYGIGRSKAIEILDRVGIDHNTKVQDWTDEEVSELRKVIDEEYKVEGALRSEVNGDIRRLIEIGSYRGVRHRRGLPVRGQNTQTNARTRKGKKRTVAGKKKAVKK